Proteins found in one Geomonas subterranea genomic segment:
- a CDS encoding acyl carrier protein: protein MADYTDTIRSFIETEMAGPGHKASLSPSDSLIDKGIVDSLGVQRLIAYLEKEFGVEIADTEIVPEHFETISAVADFINFKLGAKG from the coding sequence ATGGCCGATTACACCGACACCATCAGGTCGTTCATAGAAACCGAGATGGCAGGCCCCGGCCACAAAGCCAGCCTGTCCCCTTCAGACTCCCTCATAGACAAGGGGATTGTCGATTCCCTTGGGGTGCAAAGACTGATCGCATACCTGGAAAAGGAATTCGGTGTGGAGATCGCGGATACCGAGATAGTTCCGGAGCATTTCGAGACCATTTCAGCCGTCGCCGATTTCATCAACTTCAAGCTGGGCGCCAAGGGGTAG
- a CDS encoding GNAT family N-acetyltransferase produces MLLYCKMRLVQASEMVLTGGWRTLLRDVFYLNRVAVPVEIALDSLRPVTDFKRPPDESVLELSTELLAQRRLVYRFQSRYLKALNYLGQGYRGFALVKGETVAGDIWCADRRQETRATAHPDELWLGIQCAPGEAYTFDMFVDPAHRGGNLAAALQNGTLHLLRKRGITKAYGYFWADNLPALWVHRTLRWRELQRVRASRVLLSKKLNVNSQSAP; encoded by the coding sequence ATGCTTTTGTACTGCAAGATGCGGCTGGTCCAGGCCAGCGAGATGGTCCTTACCGGCGGTTGGCGCACCCTGCTGCGCGACGTGTTCTACCTGAACAGGGTGGCGGTACCGGTGGAGATTGCGCTCGACTCCCTGCGGCCGGTGACCGATTTCAAGCGCCCTCCCGACGAATCGGTCCTGGAGCTGAGCACGGAACTGCTTGCGCAACGTCGCCTGGTGTACCGGTTCCAGAGCAGGTACCTGAAGGCGCTCAACTACCTCGGGCAGGGATACCGCGGGTTCGCGCTGGTCAAGGGGGAAACGGTGGCGGGAGACATCTGGTGCGCCGACCGCCGGCAGGAAACGCGCGCCACCGCCCATCCCGACGAGCTCTGGCTGGGGATCCAGTGCGCCCCCGGGGAGGCCTACACCTTCGACATGTTCGTCGATCCGGCGCACCGGGGGGGAAACCTTGCCGCCGCGCTGCAAAACGGAACGCTGCACCTGCTGCGTAAAAGGGGGATCACCAAGGCCTACGGCTACTTCTGGGCCGACAACCTCCCGGCGCTGTGGGTGCACCGGACCCTGCGCTGGCGCGAGCTGCAAAGAGTGAGGGCGAGCCGGGTGCTGTTGTCGAAGAAGCTCAACGTAAACAGCCAGAGCGCCCCCTGA
- a CDS encoding agmatinase family protein: MNSKEIPMVPNRKASLPRVYGDTPSFLGVPVVDPRNLPTGPDVIVAGVPWEGTVTWGSFSSCELAPRSIRHASARYGGFLPEYEIDLFDHLQLGDMGDIPVTPNDAAETMANVHKAMLQVYRNRSIPFVLGGDHSFTPEIVRALGDAGEGDIGIIHFDAHLDNAKSFGADLFPRCGPLHRIAQLPRVRKESIVHMGIRGPRNSPAQYEYACSMGARIFTTREIRERGMTEVTQEAIAVAHEKTRHVFVTICSDCIDAGYNPGGPADFNGLLPSELLPALQAIGRAGIDGLDFVEVYPGQDPHGYSSHLAAWALIYALSGVAQRKKDRG, from the coding sequence ATGAACAGCAAAGAGATCCCGATGGTCCCCAACAGGAAAGCCTCCCTCCCCAGGGTGTACGGGGATACCCCTTCCTTTCTCGGCGTCCCGGTGGTCGATCCCCGCAACCTCCCGACCGGCCCCGACGTGATCGTCGCCGGGGTCCCCTGGGAGGGTACGGTGACCTGGGGCTCCTTCAGCAGCTGCGAGCTGGCTCCGCGCAGCATCAGGCACGCCTCGGCGCGCTACGGCGGGTTCCTGCCCGAGTACGAGATCGACCTGTTCGACCATCTGCAGCTCGGGGACATGGGCGACATCCCGGTGACCCCCAACGATGCGGCGGAGACCATGGCCAACGTGCATAAGGCCATGCTGCAGGTCTACCGCAACCGCAGCATCCCGTTCGTGCTGGGGGGCGACCACTCCTTCACCCCGGAGATCGTCCGCGCGCTCGGGGATGCGGGGGAAGGCGATATAGGGATAATCCACTTCGACGCCCACCTCGACAACGCCAAGTCCTTCGGGGCGGACCTCTTCCCCCGTTGCGGCCCGCTGCACCGGATCGCGCAGCTCCCGAGGGTCCGCAAGGAAAGCATCGTGCACATGGGGATCAGGGGGCCGCGGAATTCGCCGGCGCAGTACGAATACGCCTGCAGCATGGGGGCACGCATCTTCACCACCAGGGAGATCCGCGAGCGCGGGATGACGGAGGTGACCCAGGAGGCGATCGCGGTCGCCCACGAGAAGACCCGTCACGTCTTCGTCACCATCTGCAGCGACTGCATCGATGCCGGCTACAACCCCGGCGGCCCCGCCGATTTCAACGGGCTCCTCCCCAGCGAGCTTTTGCCGGCGCTGCAGGCCATAGGGCGCGCGGGTATCGACGGGCTGGACTTCGTCGAGGTCTACCCCGGGCAGGACCCGCACGGGTATTCCTCCCACCTGGCCGCCTGGGCCCTGATCTACGCCCTCTCCGGCGTGGCCCAGCGCAAGAAGGACCGGGGCTGA